The following nucleotide sequence is from Patescibacteria group bacterium.
ATTTAACGCTGACAGAATCAAGTATTGGATTTCAAATGGCGCCCAACCATCAGACACGATGAACAATCTTTTGGTCAAGAATAAAATAATTGAAGGTGTTAAAATTGCTGCGCACAGCATTAAGAAAAAGAAAAAAGGAGAGACAGAGGCGCCAAAAAAGCCTGTGGCGGAAGTCGCAAAAAAAGAAGAACCGTCAGTCCCAAAAGCAGTTGAAATAAAACCAGAACAAGGAGTAAGCCA
It contains:
- the rpsP gene encoding 30S ribosomal protein S16 — translated: MLSIRLLRHGKLHQPSYKIVVIEKTRPPKSGKFVEQVGFYNPFTKEKGFNADRIKYWISNGAQPSDTMNNLLVKNKIIEGVKIAAHSIKKKKKGETEAPKKPVAEVAKKEEPSVPKAVEIKPEQGVSQPEPEEKQKQDKGEEAKTG